The following proteins are encoded in a genomic region of Cryptomeria japonica chromosome 11, Sugi_1.0, whole genome shotgun sequence:
- the LOC131860381 gene encoding RING-H2 finger protein ATL75-like, whose amino-acid sequence MRVMRVLLLCLTYLVGGGTFVVLLIVCHRGLLWLISLAFIMVWTFLSYILNSWASMPLRQQRFPPSSSSSNVDKIAVEMEMGVFNYRCDQEGEKGCVICLCEYEEDEQVVALKPCHHNFHVDCIRRWLQCKFQCPLCKACPLQEFGSHTQNDVVLQIPPTPPVAD is encoded by the coding sequence ATGCGGGTAATGAGGGTATTGTTGCTGTGTTTGACGTACCTCGTGGGAGGTGGGACGTTTGTGGTACTCCTCATAGTTTGTCACAGAGGTTTACTATGGCTTATATCACTCGCGTTTATCATGGTGTGGACGTTTCTTTCGTATATTTTGAATTCTTGGGCAAGCATGCCTCTACGGCAGCAGCGATTCCCTCCATCATCGTCTTCTTCCAACGTTGATAAGATTGCTGTCGAAATGGAAATGGGGGTATTCAATTATAGATGTGATCAAGAAGGAGAGAAGGGATGCGTTATCTGCCTGTGTGAATACGAAGAGGATGAGCAGGTGGTGGCACTAAAACCGTGTCATCACAATTTTCATGTGGACTGCATTCGAAGGTGGCTACAGTGCAAGTTTCAGTGTCCTCTCTGCAAGGCATGTCCACTTCAGGAATTTGGATCCCACACTCAAAATGATGTTGTGCTTCAAATTCCACCTACGCCCCCTGTGGCGGATTGA